A window from Flammeovirgaceae bacterium encodes these proteins:
- a CDS encoding RNA polymerase sigma factor, producing the protein MEGQDLYKLLGSCKKGNRNSQDRLYKEYYAYAMGICLRYSRTREEAVEIVNDGFVKVFTKLGLYSKGRSFKGWLRRVMINAAIDYFRRNEKHYNSLDISHGQYETPNETILDTLAAEEIIAAIQRLPPSYRMVFNLFVIEGYKHEEIANQLNISTGTSKSNLAIARSKLQKMLLQEHQLSKGENG; encoded by the coding sequence ATCGAAGGGCAAGACCTGTATAAACTACTGGGTTCCTGCAAAAAGGGGAACCGCAATAGTCAGGATAGGCTATATAAGGAGTACTATGCTTATGCAATGGGGATATGCCTTCGGTATTCCAGGACTCGTGAAGAGGCAGTGGAAATCGTGAATGACGGGTTTGTCAAGGTTTTTACAAAACTGGGCCTTTATTCCAAAGGGCGTTCGTTTAAAGGATGGTTGCGCAGGGTCATGATCAATGCGGCCATTGATTATTTTAGGAGGAACGAAAAACATTACAATAGCCTGGACATTTCGCATGGGCAATACGAAACCCCAAACGAAACCATCCTGGACACATTGGCAGCGGAAGAAATTATAGCGGCCATCCAGCGGCTTCCTCCCTCCTACCGGATGGTTTTTAATTTATTTGTCATTGAGGGGTACAAGCACGAGGAAATTGCCAACCAGCTCAATATCAGCACCGGCACCTCCAAGTCGAACCTTGCCATAGCCAGGAGCAAGCTTCAAAAAATGTTGTTGCAGGAACATCAACTTAGCAAAGGGGAAAATGGATGA